AGTCTCTTTTCGTCTCCGGAGTCGTCCGCCAACTCATCCGTGATGTACTCCTTAACGGTTGCCCAGCCTTGTGTGGATCTATCTGCAACCTTGATGAGTTTCTGGTGTTGTTTGTTTAGTTCTAGAACTGCGTCAAGTTGGGCCAATCCGGAGTCGATGTCTCCGACTTTCAGTGATGCAATGGCCGATTCGATCAGAGCGTTGAGCTTTTCGGTATGTCGAAACTGGTCCTTATTGCCAATGCTCTTGAAGTCGTACTCGATTTCGGCTGATAGTGATATACGTTGCTTCTTGATCGCTGATTCGACCCTGGTATCTATACTGCTTGACAAGGTTCGGATTGCCAAAAGGATGTCTTCGTTCGATGCCTCAGGATTCATTTTCAGATTTTTGTATGGTATCGTCAATTTGATGTAGCGAGGTAAGTGGCTCTTCCGAGAGTGAATGTTAGGCTGAGAACGCCCCGGTTTTATAGAAGAATGTAAAGAAAACCTTACGTAATCGCGGCACGCTCTAACGAGCGTGATGCACCTGGCGTGCAATAacgaaaataaaattaacattacACATAAAGTCGGTCATTAAAAAAGGTTTTTGccacaaacaataataattctGTAGCCGCTCTGTTAGCCCCATGCAGGTAACTTGTAGGGACCaatatttctttttctgttCAATACGGTTTCGCCTTGTAAAATTGCCACTGCCTTGTAACTTGGCctacttaaaacaaaacaaaacacgcGCAAAGTCCCAGTTTCAAGGCAAAGGGCGACCTCTTATGCCACATAGATTCTTTATGTCTGTGATTTTAACCAACCAAGATGGCAAGGGCGACCTCATACGTCACATTTTAACCAACCAACCAAGATGGCCGCGCCCTGTGAACAACAGCATGTGTCCCGTCCGAAAGTTGGTGTTGGTGTTCTTATCAAAAGCTCAAAGCATCCAAACTGTGTTATAATTGGCAAAAGAAAAAATGTCGACGGCGATGGCAATTTTGCTTTTCCTGGTGGTCATTTAGAATTTGCGTAAGTTGtcgtagttgcgataacggaaccctcctctcgacggccgccaggaggagggttacgttttgTGTATCGCAACTAAACTTCATTACCTAATTTTTAGCCCCATCATGGCATCAGGGGGATCAGAGTCTGCCATcaattgaacaaataaataaaacgctgGATTCCCCTCCTAGACCCGACCCAGTCACCAGTGACttgggcgctagattcctttttagTTTTTTGGGGAATGTTGacatgaccgataatgtcaaaattgcgagaaaaAAAGGAATCTGGCGGCCAAGTTCGTCACTGGGTTTTACCTCCCGATCCCTCCGGCTCCCTCCGCTTCTTGAAAATTTAACAGTAACACCCTGGAGGTAAATATAACTCGCGTAGGGCCAAGAACACCTGAAGAAGTAGGGAGTCCAGCGTATTGCCACTATTGACTGATGGGGCTTCTAAATTTTATTAGTAATAATTAAAAAGTTCAGAATTTATCTAGGCAAAATTTCTTCacaatttggaaaagtttccgtatggcgccaccactttttcattcgatataaaataatataggaacttatttacctgattgatatatccctttttgtaaaaattagttaaaaagtgctggcgccatacggaaagttatccttattTTAAAGTTTAGATTTATTTCTTGACTGAATTCTCCCtccccccgaaaaaaaatatatatattatttataaaaggaaaaactaattaaaagggtatgtcttattttttttagtaaccaCACAAAGTCacaacatacaaaataaaacaaaatcagaaaaccAAAAAACTAGACCCAACATACCTGGGGCCAGCCAGCCTGGTGCCAACATGCAGGGGCTCTTAGCTAATTGTTTAAAATTtggacatttgcattttttgtaatacaaaatatGATTCCCTCTTCTTACACAGGGAGAATTGGGAGGAATGTGCCATCAGGGAGACTGAAGAAGAAACAGGCCTAAAGATAAAGAAGGTCAAGTTTGGTACAGTGATCAATGCAGTCAGCGTTGAAGACAACTACCATTATGTTGTCATATTTATGGAAGCAGAGATTGATATGTCGTATCAAGAAGAACCAGTGAATATGGAGCCACATAAATGTCAAGGCAAGTGTTTTAAGTGTAGAATGGTTTCCCTCAGATTTGCCTGATGTATTTTCCCAAATCTACTACTTCCACTTCATATACAACAGCTGCAACTAGGCTTCCAAACTGGGCTTCTAAACTTGTCTTTCGTGTCTCGTAGCATGATCACCCCtggttgcgataacgtaaccctcatCCCAACAGCGAAGCCATAGgcacataaccctcctcccgatcgAGTTTGTGTTCTTAGAATTTGTCTCATgcttttcaaaagtggtaaaaacgGAGCAAATCTGTTAACTTATCTTCTGGATAACTTATCTTCCCgtctggaggagggttacgttattgcaactaaacCATACGACACCTTATTTAAAAGAGCTCCCCTGGCTGCTAGTTAGGGAGAGGCTAACTTCAAGATCCTGGTTTGTATACCGCCTGGTCGCTCAAGCCTTCACAACtagtaaaaagttgggaaggtagtgcattctgctctaccagccatgttcctagtggatgatgcacatgcctacatccttatggactgtttcagctttcagccccaggagtagtaagtggcaatgtgcccctagtggcagttgatttgagtCAACAGCCGGAATCAGTtatgtgtagccctcaccttgtaATGGCCATCCAAACTTTTGATGTCAGTAGAtttcccatttaaaaaaaaacagaaaactaatatatttgtgtttttgggattgaacaaagaattgactggagtgggattcgaaccaatgaaatctggattaacgtgccggcgctctaccaactgagctatctagccctatgttggtgatgtccctattttgtcaatatctttgttcgggggtgccagtcagaagccatacaaccgttaactgccgtgtagccagggatcacacccaattaCCATAAAACCTGGGACGCGGCAGCGAGGGGATCACCTCTGTTTgggactttttgtttcagatatcaatataaaccacaagggaaccTGATTGGgtaaatatatttgtgtttttttaatcttattatataatttttttctttttttcataggTTGGGAATGGTGGGACTGGGACAAGTTTCCATCAGCTCAGAAGCTTTTTTGTCCACTGAGAATTTTCAGGGAAACTGGCTACAACCCTTTCTGCAAAAGTAGTGACAATGCTGTTTGAATGGCTTTTACTGGCATTGGTCACCAGCacgggtaaaaacaaaatatatgttttgtcccgatgcaaaactaacgtttatcgttgcagtacccggtACCGCTGCCAGCACATATGATTCAAACTACCTCAAGCTACCTCAGTGGTCTACTGGAAAGCCTGTGAATTTTTGTATCATAGATTTCCAGAAAGACTAAGtttacagtgctttatacacagCGGGGTAAGGGTAAAAGCAAAATGTATTCATTCCCATTATACTAACTATGTCTACATTTGGTTATTGTTATTTATacaacacccaagcagatccttgccatttgattggaggattgtccgtcacgtgatggcaaataaaagtactattgcacgctgagtcgCTCATCATGCATTTTTCagtccatccgaaaagtactattgcgcGCTGCGCtacgtgcgcgtgtctttggtaacgcagcagtgttaatACATGCAAGGCACATACATTCGGGgctgcgtgtctcaaaatagctgaACAGAATGCACATTGTCACTTTTTAATCCAACAGGCAGAC
Above is a genomic segment from Asterias rubens chromosome 10, eAstRub1.3, whole genome shotgun sequence containing:
- the LOC117295383 gene encoding nucleotide triphosphate diphosphatase NUDT15-like; the encoded protein is MAAPCEQQHVSRPKVGVGVLIKSSKHPNCVIIGKRKNVDGDGNFAFPGGHLEFAENWEECAIRETEEETGLKIKKVKFGTVINAVSVEDNYHYVVIFMEAEIDMSYQEEPVNMEPHKCQGWEWWDWDKFPSAQKLFCPLRIFRETGYNPFCKSSDNAV